TGTTGAGTCCCGCCTTCTCGCGGATCAGCGCGGCCATGCCGTTGGAGATGGTCTCCCAGCCCCCGCCGGCCACGCCGCCCGCCCACGTGAGCTGCTCCTGGCCGGCCGCGGGCGCGTCCGAGAGGGCGAGCAGGAGCGCGGTCAATCCGAGCAGCACCGTGCGCGCCATATCCCCTGGGATTCCTCCCGCGCTCACGTTACCATGTGCCGCCGGCGTGGGGACACGGATGACGACGCGAGCGTGGCGAGCGACGGAGGGGACGCGCCGCGGCGCGATGGCGCTGCTCGTGCTGACGATGGCCCTCCTCGCGACGGCCTGCTCCGCGAGCCCCGTCCGCGTGATCCACGAGGACGCCGCCGACACCCATCGGCGCCTGATCCGCAGCGCGCTGTCGCACAACGAGCTGAGCACCTTCAGCCATACCGTCCTCCTCGAGACCGACCTCGACCGGCGCTTCGACGCCGATCCGGAGAAGGCGCTCCAGCAGCTGCACGACATCGCGGTCTCGGGCTCGGGCGGACCGAACCAGCTGTTCGCGGTGGCCGAGGCGTCCTTCCTTCACGCGGAGCGAACCGGCGATCGGTCGTACTATCTCGCCGCCGCGATCTATGCCTGGACCTATCTGTTCCCGGAGGACAAGTCCGAGACGCCGAATCCCTTCGATCCTCGCTTCGGGCTCGCGGCCAACCTGTACAACCGGGGGCTGACGTCCTCGCTCGAATCCGACGAGGGGCGGAAGGTCCTCCTGCGCGGAGGGATCTTCCCCCTGCCCTTCGGCGAGGTGACGATCAAGTTCGATCGGGCGCAGCTGCAGTGGCAGGGGCGCGGCATGATCGGATTCACCCCGGTGGCCGAGTACCGGGTGGTCGGCCTGCACGCCTACTACCGCGAGCCCGGCCTGGGCGCGCCGCTCGCCGCGTCGCTCGCCCCGCTTCCCGGCGAGACTCGGAACGACCTGCTCCTCCCGGAGCTGACGATCGGGGTGACCGCCATCCTCCGCCCGCCCGGATCCCGCACCGGGCTCGCCTGGCCACCGCTCGAGGGCACGCTCGAGGTGCACATCCCCGAGATGACCGGCACCGTGGACGTCGCCGGCCAGGCGGTGCCGCTGGAGTCCGAGCCGACCGCGGTGTTCGCCTACTCGCTCGCCGACTCGCCGGTCTGGGGACAGGAGTACACCCGGTTCTTCCAGGCCATCTCGTTCGGCAGCGACCAGTCGCAGCTGTACGCCTCCGTGCCCCATCGGCACGGACGCATCCCGGTGGTCTTCGTGCACGGCACCGCGTCCTCGTTCGGCCGGTGGGCGGAGATGTACAACCGGCTGGCCTCGGACCCGCGCCTGCGCGCCCGCTACGAGTTCTGGTTCTTCTCGTACGACTCGGGCAGCCCGGTCACGTGGTCGGCGATGCTCCTGCGCGAGTCGTTGCAGCGGGCCGTCCGCACGCTCGATCCCACCGGCAGCGATCCCGGCATGCAGCAGATGGTCGTGATCGGGCACAGCCAGGGCGGGCTGCTCACGAAGATGACGGTCATCGACAGCGGGACCCGCTTCTGGGACAAGGATTTCAGCCGTCCGCTCGAGTCACTCGACCTGTCGCCCGAAACGCGCGATCTGCTCCAGCGCTCCCTCTTCGTGAAGCCCCTGCCCTTCGTGAAGCGCGTGATGTTCCTGGCCACGCCCCATCACGGCAGCGAGCTGAGCGCCGGCCGGATCGCCCGCTGGGTCATCGGCTTCATCAAGTCTCCCCTCGCCCTCGCCGGGGTGATGGCCGATCTCGCCCGCAACCGCGACGCGCTCA
This region of Candidatus Methylomirabilota bacterium genomic DNA includes:
- a CDS encoding alpha/beta hydrolase, producing MTTRAWRATEGTRRGAMALLVLTMALLATACSASPVRVIHEDAADTHRRLIRSALSHNELSTFSHTVLLETDLDRRFDADPEKALQQLHDIAVSGSGGPNQLFAVAEASFLHAERTGDRSYYLAAAIYAWTYLFPEDKSETPNPFDPRFGLAANLYNRGLTSSLESDEGRKVLLRGGIFPLPFGEVTIKFDRAQLQWQGRGMIGFTPVAEYRVVGLHAYYREPGLGAPLAASLAPLPGETRNDLLLPELTIGVTAILRPPGSRTGLAWPPLEGTLEVHIPEMTGTVDVAGQAVPLESEPTAVFAYSLADSPVWGQEYTRFFQAISFGSDQSQLYASVPHRHGRIPVVFVHGTASSFGRWAEMYNRLASDPRLRARYEFWFFSYDSGSPVTWSAMLLRESLQRAVRTLDPTGSDPGMQQMVVIGHSQGGLLTKMTVIDSGTRFWDKDFSRPLESLDLSPETRDLLQRSLFVKPLPFVKRVMFLATPHHGSELSAGRIARWVIGFIKSPLALAGVMADLARNRDALILNRADAKPRIPTSIDQMNPHNRFLRTLASIPLVPGVAANSIIAVQGDGPVEDGSDGVVAYRSAHIDGVESEAVVRSPHSLQDNPETVEEVRRVLLLHDTPSAAP